TGGACAGGCGCAATCGAGGGCGGCATAACGAGCCCGGCGTCATCACCATGTATTGCGACGACGGCACCGAGCATTCTTTCACTCATGCCATAGGTTGTCTGGTGCACGGGCTCCCTGCTTCCGTCCGCCTCTTCAAAATATATGCCGTATGGAACGGAGAAGTTTGTCCTGTACTGATGAATGGACGCAATCTGAAGTGCCCTGCCGTCAGGGAGCATGGTATCTATTCCGTACGTGTAGAATGCGCCAGGAAACTTGTCCCACTCCGTTCTCCTTATTATCCTGAAAGGGAGACAGAGCTCATCGGCTATACACTTCATTATTTCCAGATCTTCCCTTATCTGTTCCTCCGCTTCCTCAAACGTCGCATGGCAGGTATGCCCTTCGATAAACTGTATTTCCCTGACCCTGATGAACGCGCGCGTCTGTTTTGTCTCATACCTGAATGTATTGACTATCTGGTAAACCCGCAGCGGCAGATCGGCGTGCGAGCGGATCCATACCGAAAAAATGGGATACATCGCAGTTTCGCTTGTCGGTCTGAGCAGCAGCCTGATGTCGAGGTCGTTGTCGCCTGCCCTGGTTACCCAGAAAACCTGAGCGTCGAAACCCTTGATGTGCTCCTTTTCCTTCTCAAACTGATCCTCAGGAATCAGAAGAGGAAAATAAACCTCCTGATGCCCGCGTGAATCGAATTCCCTTCGAACGACCGAGTTGATGGCGAGCATCGTTTTCCAGCCGTAGGCGGGCCAGACATTCATTCCCTTGACAGGGTATCGCTTGTCTGTAAGACCGCTTTCCTCGACAACCTCGTTGTACCACTCGCCGAAATTCTCAGATTTCTTCAACATATTACGTCTTCCGTAGGAACCGTTGCCTTATTCACAGATTTAGAACGCATACATAATCATGCCGAGAGCAGAAATGCCTATAATTTCACCTCAAAAAGGTGTTCCGATATGAGCGGTGCGACAGAAACCTTTGAAGCATCGGTTTCTATGGTGTCGGTAGAAATCACATCCCTGGCATGCTTCATAAGGGTCGGAAGGGCATTGTTGGTGAACTGACCGTGAGTGCAGCCTACGTAGATTCCTGCTGCGCCGAGTTCGACAAGTCTTCTGATTGCAGCGAGCATTGAGCTTCCGGTGGCAATGATATCGTCGACAATCAGAACGGATTTTCCTGCCACATCCACCTTCTTCGGATATAGCCTGACGTTGTTGGAGTCGATCCTCTCCTTCAGGAAATAGTCATATTCGCAATCCAGTTTTTTTGCCGCGATCTTTGCATATTCGACAGCCCTGCTTCCACCGTCCGGAGAGATTACAGTGTCTATATCCATCTTCCTGTAATATCCGGCAATCAACGGGGACGCGACGAAATTCCTTACCTTTGTCTTCTTGAAATAACGCGAAACACCTTCCGCGTGAAGGTCGACGGTCATTATTTCATCAAACCTTCCGTCAAGTACGCCGGCCACAACCTCAGCACTTATCGATTCGCCGTCCTTGAACAGTTTGTCCTGCCTCTGGTACCCGTAATACGGTATGAGCAGCCTGACCGAATTTGGGTTTGAGCGCATCACGGCGTCGTGCAGCAGTAGCGTCTCGATTATACCGGAATCGGGGTATGTCGCGGAAACAATCACGACATCCTTTCTGTTCACGTTCGTAATGACCCTGACGTATTTCTCGCCGTCAGGAAAATTTCTCAGCTCGGTGGATGCGATATCACTGTCAGTTTCGGCAGCAAGATGCTCTGTCAGCAGTCTGTTGCTGGTGCCTCCGACTATTATCACGCTGGAGTTGTAATTTCTTTTCTCTCTTATTACTATCGGTTTTCATCGACTTGAACAGGCAGATCATGCGCAGAGCGGCCGATGTCAGGTTTTCCGGCTGCCCGTTTCACTTTCCCTGAGCTTCTTTTCGAGTGAATACCAGTCTATTATCCGCTGGATGATCTTTCTCGTTCCGTCAAGATCGAAACTGTCGTAACTCATTTTCGAAAGTCTGACTA
The genomic region above belongs to Candidatus Sysuiplasma jiujiangense and contains:
- the prs gene encoding ribose-phosphate diphosphokinase gives rise to the protein MIIVGGTSNRLLTEHLAAETDSDIASTELRNFPDGEKYVRVITNVNRKDVVIVSATYPDSGIIETLLLHDAVMRSNPNSVRLLIPYYGYQRQDKLFKDGESISAEVVAGVLDGRFDEIMTVDLHAEGVSRYFKKTKVRNFVASPLIAGYYRKMDIDTVISPDGGSRAVEYAKIAAKKLDCEYDYFLKERIDSNNVRLYPKKVDVAGKSVLIVDDIIATGSSMLAAIRRLVELGAAGIYVGCTHGQFTNNALPTLMKHARDVISTDTIETDASKVSVAPLISEHLFEVKL
- the proS gene encoding proline--tRNA ligase; amino-acid sequence: MLKKSENFGEWYNEVVEESGLTDKRYPVKGMNVWPAYGWKTMLAINSVVRREFDSRGHQEVYFPLLIPEDQFEKEKEHIKGFDAQVFWVTRAGDNDLDIRLLLRPTSETAMYPIFSVWIRSHADLPLRVYQIVNTFRYETKQTRAFIRVREIQFIEGHTCHATFEEAEEQIREDLEIMKCIADELCLPFRIIRRTEWDKFPGAFYTYGIDTMLPDGRALQIASIHQYRTNFSVPYGIYFEEADGSREPVHQTTYGMSERMLGAVVAIHGDDAGLVMPPSIAPVQILVVPVPVKGEAESITAGARKVYSKIRRLGYRVEIDDRDIRPGNKYYYWERKGVPLRLEVGRRELEENCVTAVRRDTGEKFKISIPVLGRKLSSVLADISLSILEKAKDEVSRMEFEVDSPENIRDGYNRMHWCGEEGCGRKIEERSGASLLGTPVGEEAAHGKCVICGRDSDTVAIVARTM